A single window of Cataglyphis hispanica isolate Lineage 1 chromosome 2, ULB_Chis1_1.0, whole genome shotgun sequence DNA harbors:
- the LOC126858771 gene encoding zinc finger CCCH domain-containing protein 11A-like isoform X1 translates to MRDDSQILLLPVDRENEKDFSLTVDCFAYVLNCCRLRDLFEFNNRAIMFRTKCKEHDHSSFYKFLQMEHNHKNLDCYFFYYSTCKKGDFCPYRHEPSALGCETTCTYWQQGNCLNEHCNFRHMELKKNRKSIPCYWETQPGGCRKPHCPFMHASPRNITNDPINPVKTEVATKSPNQEWLNRQDDPKYDGSSTTESDQGRGNSEAGSFIGSPAVDPLIVKFEEESDNESAPSPVKSQPKVPYCKTYEQMRLEEIQAESAAYYSYEAGNNVGLFCNQTDISKTNKIGATRWVNFPKAEEPVKELNFKVLSLEEIRRRKKEKELAAKILTDAPEPSSLIETTRSVKKRSIKQCDEESSVNPVKKRKISSEFIKSDEPIKIPPIKLRRSLKSIIINDTQTKSCKDVAGTVDGQVDEISCRERLESHSDESTNANRRSEVEVRLCDSSTDEEKTQTQAEQAMDDRKSVATYTAEDIMSSALLAGGRSYANTEDEYLRIDASSDDIMRDIEDLLK, encoded by the exons ATGCGAGACGATTCTCAAATATTGTTGTTGCCCGTCGATCGCGAAAATGAGAAAGACTTCAGTTTAACCGTAGACTGCTTTGCGTATGTGCTTAACTGTTGCCGACTACGAGATCTATTCGAATTCAACAATCGCGCAATCATGTTCCGCACAAAATG CAAGGAGCACGATCACTCGTCCTTTTACAAGTTCTTACAAATGGAGCACAACCATAAAAATCTGGACTGCTACTTCTTCTATTATTCTACATGCAAAAAG ggCGACTTTTGCCCATATAGACATGAACCATCTGCTCTAGGTTGTGAAACTACGTGCACATATTGGCAGCAAGGAAATTGCCTTAATGAGCACTGTAACTTCAGACATATGGAATTAAAG AAAAATCGCAAATCGATTCCTTGTTATTGGGAGACACAACCTGGAGGATGTAGGAAACCACATTGTCCATTTATGCATGCGAGTCCACGCAATATTACCAATGATCCTATCAATCCTGTGAAGACAGAAGTAGCAACAAAATCTCCTAATCAAGAATGGCTCAACCGTCAAg atgacCCCAAGTATGACGGCAGCAGTACTACTGAGTCGGACCAAGGTAGAGGAAACAGCGAGGCTGGTAGTTTTATCGGTAGTCCCGCCGTTGATCCTCTCATCGTTAAATTTGAAGAAG AATCCGATAATGAAAGTGCACCATCACCAGTAAAATCGCAGCCCAAGGTACCGTACTGCAAGACCTACGAACAGATGAGACTAGAGGAGATCCAGGCGGAGAGTGCAGCATATTACTCGTACGAGGCTGGAAACAATGTCGGACTTTTCTGCAATCAAACGGATATTAGCAAGACTAATAAAATCGGTGCTACTCGATGGGTGAATTTCCCCAAGGCTGAAGAACCGGTAAAGGAGCTAAACTTTAAAGTTTTGAGCCTGGAGGAGATCCGACGAcggaagaaggagaaagagctGGCCGCTAAAATTTTGACGGATGCGCCGGAGCCTTCGTCGCTGATCGAAACGACGAGAAGCGTGAAGAAGCGTTCGATCAAACAGTGCGATGAGGAGAGCTCGGTTAATCCGGTGAAGAAGCGCAAAATCAGCTCCGAATTTATCAAAAGTGACGAACCCATCAAGATACCACCGATAAAACTGCGAAGGTCTCTGAaaagcattattataaatgatactcAGACAAAATCATGCAAAGATGTGGCCGGAACGGTGGATGGTCAGGTTGACGAAATATCGTGTCGCGAGAGGCTGGAGAGTCATAGCGACGAGTCGACTAATGCGAACAGGAGAAGCGAGGTGGAGGTCAGATTGTGCGACAGCAGTACAGACGAGGAGAAAACTCAAACGCAAGCGGAACAAGCGATGGATGACAGGAAATCGGTCGCCACGTACACCGCGGAGGATATTATGAGTAGCGCCCTATTGGCCGGTGGTCGATCGTACGCGAATACCGAGGATGAGTACCTGAGAATAGACGCGTCGTCTGATGATATTATGAGAGATATCGAAGACTTGCTCAAGTAG
- the LOC126858771 gene encoding zinc finger CCCH domain-containing protein 11A-like isoform X2, which yields MEHNHKNLDCYFFYYSTCKKGDFCPYRHEPSALGCETTCTYWQQGNCLNEHCNFRHMELKKNRKSIPCYWETQPGGCRKPHCPFMHASPRNITNDPINPVKTEVATKSPNQEWLNRQDDPKYDGSSTTESDQGRGNSEAGSFIGSPAVDPLIVKFEEESDNESAPSPVKSQPKVPYCKTYEQMRLEEIQAESAAYYSYEAGNNVGLFCNQTDISKTNKIGATRWVNFPKAEEPVKELNFKVLSLEEIRRRKKEKELAAKILTDAPEPSSLIETTRSVKKRSIKQCDEESSVNPVKKRKISSEFIKSDEPIKIPPIKLRRSLKSIIINDTQTKSCKDVAGTVDGQVDEISCRERLESHSDESTNANRRSEVEVRLCDSSTDEEKTQTQAEQAMDDRKSVATYTAEDIMSSALLAGGRSYANTEDEYLRIDASSDDIMRDIEDLLK from the exons ATGGAGCACAACCATAAAAATCTGGACTGCTACTTCTTCTATTATTCTACATGCAAAAAG ggCGACTTTTGCCCATATAGACATGAACCATCTGCTCTAGGTTGTGAAACTACGTGCACATATTGGCAGCAAGGAAATTGCCTTAATGAGCACTGTAACTTCAGACATATGGAATTAAAG AAAAATCGCAAATCGATTCCTTGTTATTGGGAGACACAACCTGGAGGATGTAGGAAACCACATTGTCCATTTATGCATGCGAGTCCACGCAATATTACCAATGATCCTATCAATCCTGTGAAGACAGAAGTAGCAACAAAATCTCCTAATCAAGAATGGCTCAACCGTCAAg atgacCCCAAGTATGACGGCAGCAGTACTACTGAGTCGGACCAAGGTAGAGGAAACAGCGAGGCTGGTAGTTTTATCGGTAGTCCCGCCGTTGATCCTCTCATCGTTAAATTTGAAGAAG AATCCGATAATGAAAGTGCACCATCACCAGTAAAATCGCAGCCCAAGGTACCGTACTGCAAGACCTACGAACAGATGAGACTAGAGGAGATCCAGGCGGAGAGTGCAGCATATTACTCGTACGAGGCTGGAAACAATGTCGGACTTTTCTGCAATCAAACGGATATTAGCAAGACTAATAAAATCGGTGCTACTCGATGGGTGAATTTCCCCAAGGCTGAAGAACCGGTAAAGGAGCTAAACTTTAAAGTTTTGAGCCTGGAGGAGATCCGACGAcggaagaaggagaaagagctGGCCGCTAAAATTTTGACGGATGCGCCGGAGCCTTCGTCGCTGATCGAAACGACGAGAAGCGTGAAGAAGCGTTCGATCAAACAGTGCGATGAGGAGAGCTCGGTTAATCCGGTGAAGAAGCGCAAAATCAGCTCCGAATTTATCAAAAGTGACGAACCCATCAAGATACCACCGATAAAACTGCGAAGGTCTCTGAaaagcattattataaatgatactcAGACAAAATCATGCAAAGATGTGGCCGGAACGGTGGATGGTCAGGTTGACGAAATATCGTGTCGCGAGAGGCTGGAGAGTCATAGCGACGAGTCGACTAATGCGAACAGGAGAAGCGAGGTGGAGGTCAGATTGTGCGACAGCAGTACAGACGAGGAGAAAACTCAAACGCAAGCGGAACAAGCGATGGATGACAGGAAATCGGTCGCCACGTACACCGCGGAGGATATTATGAGTAGCGCCCTATTGGCCGGTGGTCGATCGTACGCGAATACCGAGGATGAGTACCTGAGAATAGACGCGTCGTCTGATGATATTATGAGAGATATCGAAGACTTGCTCAAGTAG